Proteins encoded by one window of Deinococcus aquiradiocola:
- the moaC gene encoding cyclic pyranopterin monophosphate synthase MoaC produces MPDTPTLTHFQDGQPRMVDVSAKTPTMRAATAEGWVLLPPEARAALEGGRNAKGDPLTVARLSGILGAKRTSDLVLLCHPLPISGVDLEVDLMPRGVRVRATVRTAGPTGVEMEALTAVTVAALNVYDMLKAASKAIEITDVRLLAKSGGKSGDYSAPTRED; encoded by the coding sequence GTGCCGGACACCCCCACCCTCACGCACTTTCAGGACGGGCAGCCGCGCATGGTGGACGTGAGCGCCAAGACCCCCACCATGCGCGCCGCGACCGCCGAAGGCTGGGTGCTGCTCCCGCCCGAGGCGCGCGCCGCCCTGGAAGGCGGCCGGAACGCCAAGGGCGACCCGCTCACCGTGGCGCGCCTGTCCGGCATCCTGGGCGCCAAACGCACGAGCGACCTCGTGCTGCTGTGCCACCCGCTCCCCATCAGCGGCGTGGACCTGGAGGTGGACCTGATGCCGCGCGGCGTGCGCGTGCGCGCCACCGTCCGCACCGCCGGACCGACCGGCGTGGAGATGGAAGCGCTGACGGCCGTGACGGTCGCCGCCCTCAACGTGTACGACATGCTGAAGGCCGCCAGCAAGGCCATCGAGATCACGGACGTGCGCCTCCTCGCCAAGAGCGGCGGCAAGAGCGGCGACTACAGCGCCCCGACCCGCGAAGACTGA
- a CDS encoding peptidylprolyl isomerase — translation MKPAAVTALMAVLTLSLVACKKDAVAADTSKPADAAATPAKPAAATVSTPGAIPAGFTLVPFVSAQPVHKFTSEPARTLKDGVDYYALIDTSKGQILTDLYEGKTPVTVNNFVTLARNHYYDGILFHRVLDGFMGQTGDPNTLDAAKKETWGQGGPGYSFPDEIRQSLKFDAPGELAMANSGPNTNGSQFFITFAPADFLDGKYNLFGKVVKGEDVLAKLTRTANPDQSTGQEVPIEGATPDKILSVRILSKNGS, via the coding sequence GTGAAACCTGCCGCTGTCACTGCCCTCATGGCCGTCCTGACCCTCTCTCTGGTGGCATGCAAGAAGGATGCCGTTGCCGCCGACACCTCCAAGCCCGCCGATGCGGCGGCCACGCCCGCGAAGCCCGCAGCGGCGACCGTGAGCACGCCGGGCGCGATTCCGGCCGGGTTCACGCTGGTGCCGTTCGTGAGTGCGCAGCCGGTGCACAAGTTCACGTCGGAGCCCGCGCGGACCCTGAAGGACGGCGTGGATTACTACGCGCTGATCGATACGAGCAAGGGGCAGATCCTGACGGACCTGTACGAGGGCAAGACGCCCGTCACGGTGAACAATTTCGTGACGCTGGCCCGCAACCACTACTACGACGGGATTCTGTTCCACCGGGTGCTGGACGGGTTCATGGGGCAGACGGGCGACCCGAACACGCTGGACGCCGCAAAGAAGGAGACGTGGGGGCAGGGCGGGCCGGGGTACAGCTTCCCGGACGAGATCCGGCAGAGCCTGAAGTTCGACGCGCCGGGTGAGCTGGCCATGGCGAACAGCGGGCCGAACACGAACGGGTCGCAGTTCTTCATCACGTTCGCGCCTGCGGATTTCCTGGACGGGAAGTACAACCTGTTCGGGAAGGTCGTGAAGGGTGAAGACGTGCTGGCGAAGCTGACGCGGACCGCGAACCCGGATCAGAGCACGGGGCAGGAGGTGCCGATCGAGGGGGCGACGCCCGACAAGATCCTGAGCGTGCGGATCCTGAGCAAGAACGGCAGCTGA
- a CDS encoding helix-turn-helix domain-containing protein codes for MKLHERLRELRSERGLRLKDIAETAGISVPYLSDLERGRTNPSLDTLQTLAGAYSISVHDLLEGVEFYGQNSEGAMPKGLSDLVADPVLGAQITPDWVRTLSRIELRGKRPRDKGDWYEIYLHLKRILD; via the coding sequence ATGAAATTACACGAACGGTTGCGCGAACTGCGCAGTGAACGGGGTCTGCGGCTCAAAGACATCGCCGAGACGGCCGGGATCAGCGTCCCGTACCTCTCCGACCTGGAGCGCGGACGCACCAACCCCAGCCTGGACACCCTCCAGACCCTGGCCGGTGCCTACAGCATCTCGGTGCACGACCTGCTCGAAGGCGTGGAATTCTACGGCCAGAACAGCGAAGGCGCCATGCCCAAAGGCCTGTCGGACCTCGTCGCAGACCCCGTCCTCGGCGCGCAGATCACGCCGGACTGGGTCCGGACCCTCTCGCGCATCGAACTGCGAGGCAAACGCCCCCGCGACAAAGGTGACTGGTACGAAATCTACCTGCACCTGAAACGCATCCTGGACTGA
- a CDS encoding glycosyltransferase encodes MKRRWTVVIPARNEQEVLPALLAALQRQTFPPDEVIVVDNGSTDGTADVAARHGARVLHCARPGVAFARQAGLEAAHGEWVATTDADSEPDAAWLATLDAAVRPGTVALYGPMQFLPLPGRVSVRAARLSGVGYRAFLRVMSLLGQPNCGGANMAFTREAALLAGGYPAVEAREDILLGLALKRLGRVEYVAGAWVHTSARRLSRGWAAFLWQHIRNLAGRTSGYFDRSP; translated from the coding sequence GTGAAGCGCAGATGGACGGTCGTGATTCCCGCCCGCAACGAGCAGGAGGTGCTGCCCGCCCTGCTGGCGGCCCTTCAGCGGCAGACGTTCCCGCCCGACGAGGTGATCGTGGTGGACAACGGCAGCACCGACGGCACGGCCGACGTGGCCGCCCGTCACGGGGCGCGCGTGCTGCACTGCGCGCGGCCCGGCGTGGCGTTCGCGCGGCAGGCGGGGCTGGAGGCCGCGCATGGCGAGTGGGTCGCGACGACCGACGCGGACTCCGAACCGGACGCGGCGTGGCTGGCGACGCTGGACGCGGCGGTGCGGCCCGGCACGGTGGCGCTGTACGGCCCGATGCAGTTCCTGCCGTTGCCGGGGCGCGTCAGCGTGCGCGCCGCCCGCCTGAGCGGCGTGGGGTACCGGGCGTTCCTGCGGGTGATGTCGCTGCTGGGGCAGCCGAACTGCGGCGGGGCGAACATGGCGTTCACGCGGGAGGCCGCGCTGCTCGCGGGCGGGTACCCGGCCGTCGAGGCGCGCGAGGACATCCTGCTGGGGCTGGCGTTGAAGCGGCTGGGACGGGTGGAGTACGTGGCGGGTGCGTGGGTTCACACGTCGGCCCGTCGCCTGAGTCGCGGCTGGGCGGCGTTCCTGTGGCAGCACATCAGAAACCTCGCAGGCCGTACTTCCGGGTATTTCGACCGTTCGCCTTAG
- the pyrE gene encoding orotate phosphoribosyltransferase, translating to MDVLSLYQQAGAYHEGHFLLASGRHSPKFLQSTTLLQHPAAMQQIGAALAQKVLEAGLRPDFVIGPAMGGVVLAYEVARNLVGTLPDVRAIFAEKDGQGGMKIREAFTVREGQSFVAVEDVLTTGGSVLKAVRATERYGAACLGVAVIIDRREVPGPLSGYPLLSLKELYFETFAPDEVPAWLAERELQEI from the coding sequence ATGGATGTTCTTTCCCTTTACCAGCAGGCGGGCGCGTATCACGAGGGGCACTTTCTGCTCGCGTCGGGCCGTCACTCGCCGAAGTTCCTGCAGTCCACGACGCTGCTGCAGCATCCGGCCGCCATGCAGCAGATCGGGGCGGCGCTCGCTCAGAAGGTGCTGGAGGCGGGCCTGCGTCCGGATTTCGTGATCGGGCCCGCGATGGGCGGCGTGGTGCTGGCGTACGAGGTGGCGCGGAACCTGGTGGGGACGCTGCCGGACGTGCGCGCGATCTTCGCGGAGAAGGACGGGCAGGGCGGCATGAAGATCCGTGAGGCGTTCACGGTGCGCGAGGGGCAGTCGTTCGTGGCGGTGGAGGACGTCCTCACGACAGGCGGCAGCGTTCTGAAGGCCGTGCGGGCCACCGAGCGGTACGGTGCGGCGTGCCTGGGCGTCGCGGTGATCATCGACCGGCGCGAGGTGCCGGGGCCGCTCTCGGGGTACCCGCTGCTGAGCCTGAAGGAACTGTACTTCGAGACGTTCGCGCCGGACGAGGTGCCCGCGTGGCTGGCCGAGCGGGAACTGCAGGAGATCTGA
- a CDS encoding YkoP family protein, producing the protein MSASRHPLRVLTLPLLGVGTWLAWQLAVTAQSRAHFGVLREGQGGQVKIGLGVTLPAAPAAREALLAALDGTPVTLFVHTRDLSALQAHPRPGTPHELALGAPARHDLPRARHALQQRSPDRPVTLLRPDTYTPTTARRARHAQLRPVWRGPTGTPDDLLAAAEPGGLLNLDGLMPDQVRALTTELRARGYQPSPISDLNALRSETPRGLLQRLYRRTFDAHFDRQHHTLPLTQRPRALFRVSARPYDGPAIQRPEAPAIPPGTPAAELHIYSKRLVAIAELSALTGLRAVQTSLHDVAHTLETHPDYRDAQLVYALTIFAGVLGPLGFRSQPLPDRRQARVMAVFFNLLRILYGAKNAGEHVREPEIIWMTRSDLLNRYGSARTRRR; encoded by the coding sequence TTGTCAGCGTCCCGCCATCCCCTGCGCGTCCTCACCCTGCCGCTGCTGGGCGTGGGCACGTGGCTCGCGTGGCAGCTCGCCGTGACCGCGCAGAGCCGCGCGCACTTCGGCGTGCTCCGCGAGGGACAGGGCGGGCAGGTGAAGATCGGGCTGGGCGTCACCCTGCCCGCCGCGCCCGCCGCCCGCGAGGCGCTGCTCGCGGCACTGGACGGCACGCCCGTCACGCTGTTCGTGCACACCCGCGACCTGAGCGCCCTGCAGGCCCACCCCCGGCCCGGCACCCCGCACGAACTGGCGCTCGGCGCGCCCGCCCGGCATGACCTGCCACGCGCCCGGCACGCCCTCCAGCAGCGCTCACCGGACCGGCCCGTCACGCTGCTGCGGCCGGACACCTACACGCCCACCACCGCCCGCCGCGCCCGCCACGCCCAGCTCCGGCCCGTATGGCGCGGCCCGACCGGCACGCCAGACGACCTGCTCGCCGCGGCCGAACCGGGCGGCCTCCTGAACCTCGACGGCCTCATGCCCGACCAGGTCCGCGCCCTGACCACCGAACTGCGCGCCCGCGGGTACCAGCCCTCCCCCATCAGCGACCTGAACGCCCTGCGCAGCGAAACGCCGCGCGGCCTGCTGCAACGCCTGTACCGCCGCACCTTCGACGCGCACTTCGACCGGCAGCACCACACCCTCCCCCTCACGCAACGCCCCCGCGCGCTCTTCCGAGTCAGCGCCAGACCCTACGACGGCCCCGCCATCCAGCGGCCCGAAGCGCCCGCCATCCCGCCCGGCACGCCCGCCGCCGAACTGCACATCTACAGCAAACGCCTCGTCGCGATCGCCGAACTGAGCGCCCTGACCGGCCTGCGCGCCGTGCAGACCTCCCTGCACGACGTCGCACACACCCTCGAAACGCACCCCGACTACCGGGACGCGCAACTCGTGTACGCCCTCACCATCTTCGCAGGCGTGCTCGGCCCGCTCGGCTTCCGCAGCCAGCCGCTCCCCGACCGCCGCCAGGCCCGCGTGATGGCCGTGTTCTTCAACCTGCTCCGCATCCTGTACGGCGCCAAGAACGCCGGCGAACACGTCCGCGAACCCGAAATCATCTGGATGACCCGCAGCGACCTCCTGAACCGCTACGGCAGCGCCCGCACCCGCCGCCGCTGA
- the rocF gene encoding arginase, whose amino-acid sequence MDISILGIPMDLGAGRRGVDMGPGALRNARLNATLRGLGHHVTDLGDVPVTIPETIDKLEQGGLIFRDSILDACREAYRRLSALSPDTFPISIGGDHSVSMGTVAGASQGQRTGLIWVDAHTDYNTPGSSPSGNIHGMPVAHLTGLGDPDLSRIGGQDWRVRPEDIVMIGIRSVDAAERDLVKEAGIKVYTMKDVDTLGISRITEEAMERLSGVQRLHVSFDADALDPSLCPGVGTPVLGGLSYREGHLLMELLAESRRVTSMDIVEVNPTLDTRNTTADVMVGMAASLLGQQIM is encoded by the coding sequence ATGGACATCTCTATTCTGGGCATCCCGATGGATCTCGGCGCAGGCCGCCGCGGCGTGGACATGGGCCCCGGCGCGCTCCGCAACGCCCGCCTCAACGCCACGCTGCGCGGCCTCGGGCACCACGTCACCGACCTCGGCGACGTGCCCGTCACCATTCCCGAAACCATCGACAAGCTCGAACAGGGCGGCCTGATCTTCCGGGACAGCATCCTCGACGCCTGCCGCGAAGCGTACCGGCGCCTCAGCGCCCTGAGTCCCGACACCTTCCCCATCAGCATCGGCGGGGACCACAGCGTCAGCATGGGCACCGTCGCGGGCGCCTCGCAGGGCCAGCGCACCGGCCTGATCTGGGTGGACGCGCACACCGACTACAACACGCCCGGCAGCAGCCCCTCCGGCAACATTCACGGCATGCCCGTCGCGCACCTCACGGGCCTCGGCGACCCTGACCTCAGCCGCATCGGCGGCCAGGACTGGCGCGTGCGGCCCGAAGACATCGTGATGATCGGCATCCGCAGCGTCGACGCGGCCGAACGCGACCTCGTGAAGGAAGCGGGCATCAAGGTGTACACCATGAAGGACGTGGACACGCTCGGCATCTCCCGCATCACCGAGGAGGCCATGGAGCGCCTGAGCGGCGTGCAGCGCCTGCACGTCTCCTTCGACGCGGACGCCCTCGACCCCTCCCTCTGCCCCGGCGTGGGCACCCCCGTGCTGGGCGGCCTCAGTTACCGCGAAGGCCACCTGCTCATGGAACTGCTCGCCGAGTCGCGCCGCGTGACCAGCATGGACATCGTGGAGGTCAACCCCACCCTCGACACGCGCAACACCACCGCCGACGTCATGGTCGGCATGGCCGCCAGCCTGCTCGGCCAGCAGATCATGTGA
- a CDS encoding glycosyltransferase has translation MRSLRIGLLTDVFLPDPNGVSTSVLLLQRELRRRGHRAVIVAPRFPDYLDPETLHGVVRLPSMVNPALPRQRLAFPTRRRLSGQFDLVHTHTPGAIGFWGARLAKRWDIPHISTFHTHLEHYAHYIPGMSTLERHAGVLTRIVRRFYEKADLVVAPTEASRDMLPSYGIYRPSVVLPTGIDESLLQDAPDVASPWPAGKRRLLSIGRLGFEKRHELVFQALARVREQHDAHLVLIGEGPQLEYLREQARGLGLAEHVTFYGPVPLATIGAYYRQAELFLFGSDTETQGLVLAEAQTMGVPVVAVGAEGTLGGVEPGVSGQLVASGDWAALAAHTSALLADPAALATMSAGARQFARRFSSSKMAEQMLDIYLQSLSQQGWRSAGADYGGLLVPDGTYAKANGRNTRKYGLRGF, from the coding sequence ATGAGAAGCCTCCGGATCGGCCTGCTGACGGACGTGTTCCTGCCGGACCCGAACGGCGTGTCCACCAGCGTGCTGCTGCTTCAGCGCGAGCTGCGCCGACGCGGGCACCGTGCGGTGATCGTCGCGCCGAGATTCCCGGATTACCTCGACCCGGAGACGCTGCACGGCGTGGTCCGGCTGCCGAGCATGGTGAATCCCGCCCTGCCGCGCCAGCGCCTCGCCTTCCCGACGCGGCGCCGCCTGTCCGGGCAGTTCGATCTGGTGCACACGCACACGCCCGGCGCGATCGGATTCTGGGGCGCGCGGCTCGCGAAACGCTGGGACATCCCGCACATCTCGACCTTCCACACGCACCTGGAGCATTACGCGCACTACATTCCCGGCATGAGCACGCTGGAGCGGCACGCGGGCGTGCTGACGCGCATCGTGCGGCGCTTCTACGAGAAGGCGGACCTGGTGGTGGCGCCCACCGAGGCGAGCCGCGACATGCTGCCCAGTTACGGCATCTACCGCCCGAGCGTGGTCCTGCCGACCGGCATCGACGAGTCGCTGCTGCAGGACGCGCCGGACGTGGCGTCGCCCTGGCCGGCCGGGAAGCGGCGCCTGCTGAGCATCGGGCGGCTCGGTTTCGAGAAGCGGCACGAGCTGGTGTTCCAGGCGCTCGCGCGGGTGCGGGAGCAGCACGACGCGCACCTCGTCCTGATCGGTGAGGGGCCGCAGCTGGAGTACCTGCGCGAGCAGGCGCGCGGCCTGGGGCTGGCGGAGCACGTCACGTTCTACGGGCCGGTGCCGCTCGCGACGATCGGCGCGTACTACCGGCAGGCGGAACTGTTCCTGTTCGGGTCCGACACGGAAACGCAGGGGCTGGTGCTGGCCGAGGCGCAGACGATGGGCGTGCCGGTCGTCGCGGTGGGCGCCGAGGGCACGCTGGGCGGCGTGGAGCCGGGCGTCAGCGGGCAGCTCGTCGCGAGCGGCGACTGGGCGGCCCTCGCGGCGCACACGTCTGCGCTGCTCGCGGACCCGGCGGCCCTGGCGACCATGTCGGCGGGCGCGCGGCAGTTCGCGCGGCGCTTCAGCTCCAGCAAGATGGCCGAGCAGATGCTCGACATCTACCTGCAGTCGCTGTCGCAGCAGGGCTGGCGTTCGGCCGGCGCGGATTACGGCGGGCTGCTGGTGCCGGACGGCACGTACGCTAAGGCGAACGGTCGAAATACCCGGAAGTACGGCCTGCGAGGTTTCTGA
- a CDS encoding YceD family protein has protein sequence MNDDAPRIHLGSLLRAPGDVSTSGEVTELHYEQAGRPQVLRFAEPAPYEIDVNSLEGNEFWLQGYFEPVLEQECSRCLRPVTVPLELKLGTLMQYRPAVPESFLEEADTGEELLVFGNPDLNLSHYLAEVTLLSSPLSVLHDPNCKGLCQVCGHDLNDGPCEHSAAVPIEDETSLHLGVQEGSQHARQNPFAALGGLNLPED, from the coding sequence ATGAACGACGATGCCCCACGCATTCACCTCGGCAGCCTGCTGCGCGCGCCCGGCGATGTCAGCACCAGCGGCGAGGTGACCGAACTGCACTACGAACAGGCCGGCCGCCCGCAAGTCCTGCGTTTCGCGGAACCCGCCCCCTACGAGATCGACGTCAACAGCCTCGAAGGCAACGAATTCTGGCTCCAGGGGTACTTCGAACCCGTGCTGGAACAGGAATGCTCCCGCTGCCTGCGGCCCGTCACGGTCCCGCTGGAACTGAAGCTCGGCACCCTCATGCAGTACCGCCCGGCCGTCCCGGAATCCTTCCTGGAGGAGGCCGACACCGGCGAGGAACTGCTGGTGTTCGGGAACCCCGACCTGAACCTCTCGCACTACCTCGCGGAAGTCACGCTGCTCAGCTCGCCCCTCAGCGTGCTGCACGACCCGAACTGCAAGGGCCTGTGCCAGGTGTGCGGCCACGACCTGAACGACGGCCCCTGCGAGCACAGCGCCGCCGTGCCCATCGAGGACGAGACCTCGCTGCACCTCGGCGTGCAGGAGGGCAGCCAGCACGCCCGGCAGAATCCCTTCGCGGCCCTGGGCGGCCTGAACCTCCCGGAAGACTGA
- a CDS encoding ribonuclease H, with amino-acid sequence MNHAYVDGSYSAPQDANGPDPLPLGAGWGMVFLQPGHPPRRLQGRIDPGSTPGPSGAEDNNAAELRAVLEALRHAPPGEPLTVHSDNTSTLRSIRLGSLSAPQDNLAARIRQEAQARGTALHLVRERRDRRHMRAAHDLANEARRAPPGTPLPPEGTVQISAEAVITQAHWRAEATIHLRRAGERVRLDLPLDPAAPLPPSAQALLGAVSLAQQDEVLLLRRASAVAQAIWTKPLRALEGEARDAVQAARQAAQALNVTVLFDAV; translated from the coding sequence ATGAACCACGCGTACGTGGACGGCAGTTACAGCGCCCCGCAGGACGCGAACGGCCCGGACCCCCTGCCGCTCGGCGCGGGCTGGGGCATGGTGTTCCTGCAGCCCGGCCACCCGCCACGGCGCCTGCAGGGCCGCATCGACCCCGGCAGCACGCCCGGCCCCAGCGGCGCCGAGGACAACAACGCCGCCGAACTGCGCGCCGTGCTCGAAGCGCTGAGGCACGCGCCGCCCGGCGAGCCGCTCACCGTGCACTCCGACAACACCAGCACCCTGCGCAGCATCCGCCTCGGGAGCCTCAGCGCCCCGCAGGACAACCTCGCGGCCCGCATCCGGCAGGAAGCGCAGGCGCGCGGCACGGCCCTGCACCTCGTGCGCGAACGGCGCGACCGCAGGCACATGCGCGCCGCGCACGACCTCGCCAACGAAGCGCGCCGCGCCCCGCCCGGCACGCCCCTCCCACCGGAAGGAACCGTGCAGATCAGCGCGGAAGCCGTCATCACGCAGGCGCACTGGCGGGCCGAGGCGACCATCCACCTGCGGCGCGCCGGGGAACGCGTGCGCCTCGACCTGCCGCTCGACCCGGCCGCGCCGCTCCCCCCGAGCGCACAGGCGCTGCTCGGCGCGGTCAGCCTCGCGCAGCAGGACGAGGTGCTGCTCCTGCGCCGCGCGTCCGCCGTCGCGCAGGCCATCTGGACGAAACCCCTCCGCGCCCTGGAAGGCGAGGCGCGCGACGCCGTGCAGGCCGCCCGGCAGGCCGCGCAGGCGCTCAACGTCACCGTCCTCTTCGACGCCGTCTGA
- the rpmF gene encoding 50S ribosomal protein L32 produces MSKHPVPKKKTSKSKRDMRRSHHALTAPNLVECPHCHAKKLQHHVCGSCGYYDGRQVLEVASD; encoded by the coding sequence ATGTCCAAGCACCCCGTCCCCAAGAAGAAGACCAGCAAGAGCAAGCGCGACATGCGCCGCAGCCACCACGCCCTCACCGCCCCCAACCTGGTCGAGTGCCCCCACTGCCACGCCAAGAAGCTCCAGCACCACGTCTGTGGCAGCTGCGGCTACTACGACGGGCGCCAGGTCCTGGAAGTCGCCAGCGACTGA
- a CDS encoding carboxypeptidase M32, which translates to MTSTPDPKATPGDLTELKRVLHQVSDLNAAASLMSWDQETQMPPDAARVRGLQMSTLAGLSHELFTAPRVAELLDAAADPADETDAALVRVTRRDHAKATRLPTEFVEEQSRAASEAHHAWIEARQTGSFATFAPHLERMMDLARRYADHQGYDEHPYDALLDDYEPGMKVGQVRATFTDLRDRTLPLLRRIVAAGDATDYSVLTRPFPVDAQRRFALRIAEEAFGLNPGFSRLDESAHPFQTNFSRDDIRVTTRFDERYFPMSLFGTWHETGHAMYEHGVAARLERTPLSRGASLGVHESQSRMFENLLGRSRPFWERYFGVFAQAAPDVAAGQDALSLYRAVNRVQPDLIRVEADEVTYNFHIMLRFELELALLEGTLQVRDLPDAWNARMQEFLGVTPPDDAQGVLQDIHWSAGLIGYFPTYTLGNLLSVQLLDAARQDPVIAQEVDRAEYGRLREWLVQHVHQYGRSRTPAEITLAATGKPLSADAYVAYLEGKYGEIYGLN; encoded by the coding sequence ATGACCTCCACACCGGACCCGAAGGCGACTCCCGGCGACCTCACCGAACTGAAACGCGTGCTGCATCAGGTCTCGGACCTGAATGCTGCCGCGAGCCTGATGTCCTGGGATCAGGAGACGCAGATGCCGCCCGACGCGGCCCGCGTGCGCGGCCTGCAGATGTCCACCCTGGCGGGCCTCAGCCACGAGCTGTTCACCGCGCCGCGCGTCGCCGAGCTGCTGGACGCGGCGGCCGACCCTGCGGACGAGACGGACGCGGCCCTCGTGCGCGTCACGCGCCGCGACCATGCCAAGGCGACGCGCCTCCCGACCGAGTTCGTGGAGGAACAGTCCCGCGCGGCCAGCGAGGCGCACCACGCCTGGATCGAGGCGCGGCAGACCGGGAGCTTCGCGACGTTCGCGCCGCACCTGGAACGCATGATGGACCTCGCGCGCCGCTACGCCGACCACCAGGGCTACGACGAGCACCCGTACGACGCGCTGCTCGACGACTACGAGCCGGGCATGAAGGTCGGACAGGTGCGCGCCACCTTCACGGATTTGCGCGACCGCACGCTGCCGCTGCTGCGCCGCATCGTGGCGGCCGGGGACGCCACCGACTACAGCGTCCTGACGCGGCCCTTCCCGGTGGACGCGCAGCGCCGCTTCGCGCTCAGGATCGCGGAGGAGGCCTTCGGCCTGAACCCCGGCTTCTCGCGGCTCGACGAGTCCGCGCACCCCTTCCAGACGAACTTCAGCCGCGACGACATCCGCGTCACGACCCGCTTCGACGAGCGGTACTTCCCGATGAGTCTGTTCGGGACGTGGCACGAGACGGGGCACGCCATGTACGAGCACGGCGTGGCGGCCCGCCTGGAACGCACGCCGCTGTCGCGCGGCGCGAGCCTCGGCGTGCACGAGAGCCAGTCGCGGATGTTCGAGAACCTGCTGGGCCGCAGCCGTCCCTTCTGGGAGCGGTACTTCGGCGTCTTCGCGCAGGCGGCGCCGGACGTGGCGGCCGGTCAGGACGCCCTGAGCCTGTACCGCGCCGTGAACCGCGTGCAGCCGGACCTGATCCGCGTCGAGGCGGACGAGGTGACGTACAACTTCCACATCATGCTGCGCTTCGAGCTGGAACTCGCGCTGCTGGAAGGGACGCTGCAGGTGCGTGACCTGCCGGACGCCTGGAACGCCCGCATGCAGGAATTCCTGGGCGTCACGCCGCCCGACGACGCGCAGGGCGTGCTGCAGGACATCCACTGGTCGGCGGGCCTGATCGGGTACTTCCCGACGTACACGCTCGGGAACCTGCTGAGCGTGCAGCTGCTGGACGCGGCCCGTCAGGACCCCGTGATCGCGCAGGAGGTGGACCGCGCCGAGTACGGTCGCCTGCGCGAGTGGCTGGTGCAGCACGTTCACCAGTACGGCCGCAGCCGCACGCCCGCCGAGATCACGCTCGCCGCGACCGGGAAGCCCCTGAGCGCCGACGCGTACGTGGCGTACCTGGAAGGCAAGTACGGCGAGATCTACGGCCTGAACTGA